Proteins from one Leptonema illini DSM 21528 genomic window:
- a CDS encoding YbhB/YbcL family Raf kinase inhibitor-like protein, with protein sequence MQSLNTLRLLRSAKRSHTVATWLAVTAAAFILQACASAPAERSVPALTVSSQAFKQGQRLADDQVANTFGCTGKNISPDVQWNGAPADTKFYAVSIYDPDAPTGSGFWHWVVFNIPASVTSLKADAGKNASTLPPGATMARNDGGAAAFAGACPPVGHGEHRYILRVFALSDKLPLDGNASPALVGFMINQMKLAEGSITAKYSR encoded by the coding sequence ATGCAATCCCTGAACACACTGCGCCTCTTGCGATCAGCAAAGAGGTCTCATACCGTAGCGACCTGGCTTGCCGTAACGGCCGCCGCTTTTATTCTGCAAGCCTGTGCCTCCGCTCCGGCCGAGCGATCCGTTCCGGCGTTAACCGTAAGCAGCCAGGCCTTCAAACAAGGCCAGCGACTCGCCGACGATCAGGTTGCGAATACCTTCGGATGCACGGGCAAGAACATCTCGCCCGACGTGCAATGGAACGGAGCGCCGGCCGATACGAAGTTCTATGCCGTCTCCATCTACGATCCCGATGCTCCGACAGGCAGCGGCTTCTGGCACTGGGTCGTCTTCAATATTCCCGCTTCGGTGACGTCTCTCAAGGCCGACGCAGGCAAGAATGCGAGCACGCTGCCACCCGGCGCTACCATGGCCCGGAATGACGGAGGCGCCGCAGCGTTTGCCGGAGCCTGCCCTCCTGTCGGTCATGGAGAGCACCGCTACATCCTCAGAGTCTTCGCATTAAGCGATAAACTGCCACTGGACGGCAATGCCTCTCCGGCCCTTGTCGGATTTATGATCAATCAGATGAAGCTTGCCGAAGGCTCGATCACGGCGAAGTATTCGCGATAA
- a CDS encoding cysteine hydrolase family protein yields MDDSKSALVVIDAQRDFLDEEGPYARRHKGIASMRHTAMRIAMLLKQPPVPVVAVIAHYRPDQFAEGLSLCIRDTSGVEPALELPKDLPTFVKHEHSAFSSAPFLQYLADQQIKRLFLAGFLIEYCVRATALDALAAGFAVVIVEDLVDTADDVQQRKEKTITELRGAGIASCISIDVPVASL; encoded by the coding sequence ATGGACGATAGTAAGAGCGCACTTGTTGTCATTGACGCTCAAAGAGATTTTCTCGATGAAGAAGGGCCCTATGCGCGACGTCATAAGGGAATAGCTTCCATGCGACATACTGCCATGCGTATTGCGATGCTCTTAAAGCAGCCTCCCGTCCCTGTCGTTGCCGTCATCGCTCATTACCGACCGGATCAGTTCGCAGAGGGTCTTTCTCTTTGCATTCGAGACACATCCGGCGTTGAGCCCGCACTGGAATTACCGAAAGATCTGCCGACCTTTGTGAAACATGAGCACAGCGCCTTCAGTTCGGCTCCGTTTTTACAGTATCTGGCCGATCAACAGATCAAGCGCCTCTTTCTCGCTGGATTCTTGATAGAATACTGTGTTCGGGCCACGGCACTTGATGCATTAGCGGCCGGATTTGCTGTTGTCATCGTTGAGGATCTGGTCGATACTGCCGATGACGTTCAGCAAAGAAAAGAGAAGACAATCACTGAGTTGCGAGGGGCGGGAATAGCGAGCTGTATATCGATCGATGTACCGGTGGCCAGCTTATGA